A window from Mytilus trossulus isolate FHL-02 unplaced genomic scaffold, PNRI_Mtr1.1.1.hap1 h1tg000122l__unscaffolded, whole genome shotgun sequence encodes these proteins:
- the LOC134700127 gene encoding short-chain collagen C4-like yields the protein MMFDCKQLFEWIVWACFLTGTVSGVKRLLLNDPDIVSTLQHMTLELQKLRAEVSRLTQKTTLLENSKLAGSAYTRWGRKDCPVNGTELVYTGIIGGGYYAHKGAPANTICLPHDPDFIHGDKIQFPAEVSTMYGGEYQDNYFGHSLYQNDPPCAVCRATGKTSVIMIPGKTKCYGDWHLEYNGRLAAGRDSYEASSEYICVDHQAQYREGGGTNQDGKLLYAVVAKCGTLPCPPYFDNAPIACVVCSR from the exons ATGATGTTTGAttgtaaacaattatttgaatggATTGTTTGGGCCTGTTTTCTAACAGGGACTGTGTCAGGTGTAAAACGCCTTCTCTTAAACGATCCAGATATTGTTTCAACCTTACAACATATGACTTTAGAACTACAAAAACTCAGAGCTGAAGTTTCCAGATTAACGCAAAAAACAACACTgttagaaaattcaaaacttgcCG GGTCTGCATACACACGATGGGGAAGGAAAGACTGTCCAGTTAATGGAACCGAGTTGGTATATACTG GAATTATCGGCGGGGGATATTACGCTCATAAAGGAGCGCCCGCAAACACTATCTGTTTACCACATGATCCTGATTTCATTCATGGAGATAAGATCCAATTTCCCGCTGAAGTATCGACAATGTACGGTGGGGAATACCAGGATAACTACTTCGGACATAGTCTTTACCAAAACGACCCACCATGCGCAGTGTGTAGGGCAACTGGCAAAACATCTGTCATTATGATTCCTGGAAAAACAAAGTGTTACGGAGATTGGCATCTAGAATATAATGGGCGATTAGCAGCAGGGAGGGATTCATACGAAGCTTCTTCTGAATACATATGCGTCGATCACCAGGCGCAATATCGGGAGGGTGGCGGTACTAATCAAGATGGTAAACTTTTGTATGCAGTTGTTGCTAAGTGTGGAACGTTGCCATGTCCCCCATACTTTGATAATGCGCCGATAGCATGTGTTGTTTGTTCCAGATAA